TCACTCCTGATTTTACCCAAATACCCCCTTAATCCTCCCCGGATACCTGATAATCAGGCATCCGGGCCGCTTTTTAGGCGCAAACAGGCACACTTAGCCTGTTAGCCGCTTTCAACAGGTTTAAACACATCGCCTTCAGATGGCTTTGCGCACTCACTTTAATCAGCCCGAAATAGGCTGCCCGGGCGTAGCGGAATTTACGGTGCAGCGTACCGAAGCTCTGTTCGACCACATAACGGGTTTTCGACAAATACCGGTTACGTTTGGTTTGCGCTTCCGTCAGCGGACGGTTGCGGTGGGCTTTGCGCATAATGCCGTCCAGCAACCGATGCTCTTCCAGATGTTGCCGGTTTTCCGCACTGTCGTAGCCTTTATCGGCATAGACGGTCGTGCCTTCGGCTATCCCTTCCAGCAAAGGCGACAGATGGTTGCACTCATGGGTATTGGCGGGGGTAATGTGCAGTTTCTCGATATAGCCTTCCTCATCGGTGCGGGTATGTTGTTTGTAACCGAGTTTGTAGAGGCCGTTTTTCTTTGTCCAGCGAGCATCTTTATCTTTGCTCGGTGTGGTTTGGCTGCTGACTTGTCCTTCGTCATCGACTTCTATGGCTTGACGCTGTTTGCTGCCGGCGGTTTGAATAATGGTGGCGTCAATGACGGCGGCGGATGCTTTCTCTACTTTTAGGTTTTTTTCGGTCAGTTGGCAGTTAATCAGTTCCAGCAATTCGGACAGGGTGTCGTCTTGCGCCGCCGGTTGCGGTAGCGGCACAAGGTGCTGTCATCGGGGATGCTCAGTTCGTCGAAACGGCAAAACAGGTTGAAATCGATGCGGGTGATGAGGCTGTGTTCGAGTTCGGGATCGGAGAGACTGTGCCATTGTCCGGGCAGGACGGCTTTGAACATGGATAACAGGGGATAGGCGGGACGGCCGCGGTGGTCTCGAAGGTAACGGGTTCTTTGACGATTCAGGTACTGTTCGATCGGTTGCCAATCAATCACCTGATCCAACTTTAGCAATGGGAAGCGGTCGATGTGTTTGGCAATCATGGCTTGTGCGGTTTGCCGGAAGAAGGTGCTCATGAGAAATCCCCTAAATGTCTTGATGGGAATTTAGGGGATTTTGGGGGGATTTTGCAAAGGTCTCGGCCTCTTGCCGTTCGGGCGGCACGCGTTCCCTGCCGCACGGCAAATCCGTTCTTTTCCCAAAAACCGCAAACCGCGTGCGCGGCTGCGCCACACCCTACTTGGGTTTTCTACGGAGGCCGAACCTACCGTAGGGTGTGTCGCCCCAAGGCGACGCACGCGTTCTATGCCGCATAACCCATCCGCGCCTTCCCCTAAACCGCAACCGTATGCGTGGCTGCCACACACCCGTGTTTTTCAATGGGGTTCGTAGGTCGGGCATTTATGCCCGACGTTTTTTTAAATCTACCGGCGTTTGCCAGTCGGGCATAAATGCCCGACCTACTCGGACTTTTGTAGGATGCCACCCCCGGGCGGCGCACGCGGTTTATGCCGTTTGCAGGCCGTCTGAAAAATAAAAAGGCCGTCTGAAACCTGTCAAACGGGTTTTCAGACGGCCTCTGCCGCTGATGCCGCCCGGATGCGGGCGGTTAGCGCACGCCGCGTTTGCTTAATCCTTGCAGATTTTCGCGGGCCAGTGCTTTTGCTTCGGCATTTTCCGGCGTATCAGGCTGCGCCAGCACTTTTTTATACCATGCGGCGGCCTGCCGATAATTTCGCGCCATGCCCTGGCCGTTGTAATACATCACGCCCAAATTGTATTGCGCCTTAGCATGTCCCTGATTGGCGGCTTTCTGATACCACGCTGCGGCCTGCCGATCGTTTTGCGCTACGCCTTGTCCGTTGTCATACATCAAGCCCAAATTGAATTGTGCGGCAGCATCGCCCTGATTGGCGGCTTTCTGATACCACGCCGCGGCCTGCCGGTAGTTTTGTGCTACGCCCTGGCCGTTGTAATACATCAAGCCCAAATTGTATTGCGCGTCAGCATTGCCTTGATCGGCGGCTTTCTGATACCACGCTGCGGCCTGCCGGTAGTTTTTCGCCACGCCCCGGCCGTTGTCATACATCAAACCCAAATTGTATTGCGCCTCAGCATCGCCCTGATCGGCGGCTTTCTGCCACCATGCTGCGGCCTGCCGGTAGTTTTTCGCCACGCCCCGGCCGTTGGCATACATCAAGCCCAAATTGAGTTGCGCGTCAGCATCGCCCTGATTGGCGGCTTTCTGATACCACGCTGCGGCCTGCCGGTCGTTTTTCGCCACGCCCTGACCCTTGTCATACATCAAGCCCAAAGCGAATTGCGCCTCAGCATTGCCCTTCTGGGCAAGGGGTTGCCACAAACGCAGGGCTTGGGCGTAATTGCCTGCTTGATATGCCGTGTATCCTTGTTGAAATTGTGCATGATCATCCGCCCAAGCCGGCGCGGCGCAAGCCAGCAGCAGGGCGGCCAAAGCGGCGGTTAGCGGTTTGGCAAACAATTTTTGTGTAGCTGTAAGAGTCATTTTGATTTTCCCGTAATAAAAATCAGGCGGCATTCGGATGCCGTGGGTTGGAAAAAATACGCCTGTTGCCAAGCGTAATGGATTTTAGCGTTTTCTTTACATTGGCTACAATATCGGCGTAAGTAACAAAATGGAGGCTGAAAATCCCTGCAAGCCTTATCCTATAAGGCTTTAAAGAGGTTCAAAGGTTTTGAACACAAAAAATGCCTTTTCTGCGGCTCAAAACAGGTCAAAAAGAACGGTGTCCGCAACGGCCTCCAATGCTACAAATGCCTCGCATGTGGCAGACAGTTTGACAGCGGCAGGCGGCCCAATCCGCAGACACCGTGGCAAGCCTGCACATCAGGCAAACAAACCGCCGCACAGCTTGCACAAATCCACGGATGCAGCCGCCAAACCATCCTGCGCCATCTCAAAAAGGCCGCGCCAAAAGCACAGTTCGCCGCTCCGTCAACAGCCAACGTCATCATGGACGCCACCTGCTTCGGCCGCACATTCGGCGTCATGGTTTTGTTCGACAGCATCAGCAGGCAGGCATTGTCTGTTGCCGAAGTCAAAAACGAAACCAACATGCTTTACGCCCAAGCAATAGGCCGTCTGAAAGCCAAAGGCATTGAAATCCAAAGCATCGTTTGCGACGGAAGGCGCGGACTGGCGCAGATGTTTCCCGATATTCCCGTACAGCTTTGCCACTTCCATCAGATACAAACCGTCCGACGCCACCTGACGCGCAACCCGCAAACCGAAGCGGGAAAGGCACTTTGGCGTTTGGCCCTAACGCTCAAAAACAGCACAAGAGCCGACTTTGAAAGCGGTTTGAAAGCATGGTTTGACGAGCACAAAGACTTTTTAAACGAACGCACGAAGCAGCCTGAAACCGGCAAATCCCGCTACACCCATCCGAGGCTCGGAAGCGCGTATTTCAGCCTGAAACGGAACTTGGATAAGCTGTTTGTGTTCGAGCAATACCCCGGTTTGAGCATCCCAAACACCACCAATCTGCTTGACGGCATATTCTCCGACATGAAACGGCTTTTGGCCTGCCATCAAGGGATGAAACAAGAAAACAATGTTAAGTTTATTAAGGACTATTTCTCTGTTGAACCGTAATGGCAGCCTCCATTTTGTTACTTAGACACAAAGCCCTCTGAAACAGCCTCCATTTTGTTACTTACGCCACAATATCGAAACCTTGCGCAAGCCCGCATCCCTCTACTCGCCGTCATTCCCGCCAGTACTCCTTCGGAGCATAAACGCGGGAATGACGGCAGGGCAGGGCTGACGTAGGGTGTGTCGCCCCAAGGCGACGCACGCGTTCTCTGCCGCGCAACCAATCCGCGTCTTACCCCGAAACCCGAAACCGCGTGCGTGGCTTGCGCCACACACCCTACCTTATCATCCGCCTTTGTGTTGGCGGCGTAATACCTGTTTTGCGCTGGTTCGTTATGAATCCTGCTGAGAGGCCGTCTGAAAGCGAAGCTTCGGCGCAGCCGAAACCGTTTTTCAGATGGCCTCTGCCGTTTTGTAGGGTGTGTGGCTCAGCCACGCACGCGGTTGCGGCAGGCTCTGCGCGGCATGGGTGGGATGGAAAACAGGCCGTCTGAAAAATGTTTTTCAGACGGCCTCTGCTGCTTGTTTTACCACGCCCGTTTCAGTTCGAGCTGCCAGGGCAGTTTGTACAGGCTGTCGGGTTTGCCTTTGAGTGCCATATAAACGCGCTGGCGTTGGCCGCCTTCGTCGTCCGACCAGTATTCGTAGCCGGTGAAGTAGGAGGCCATGAAGTTGTCCCACGAGTCGAATTCTTTCTGCACGCGGCGGGCGATGTCCAGCGAGCGGTTGAGCGCGTCTTCTTTGCTGAGGTAGCCGGAGGAGAGCAGCGAGAGGGCGCGGCTGTAATCCCAGCCGGCGATGCCGCCGGTTTCGCCTCGGTTGCGGTATTCGGCGCGGTGGCCTTCGTCCATCAGCCACTGCACCATGTCCAGCAGCGAGGCGGCGTCGGTAACGCCACACCATTGTTCGAGGCTGGCACGCTCGTTTTTGAGCCATTCGCCTTTGGGCGGCGCGCCGCCGTAGATTTGGATGTTTTTGTTGTGATGCACAGCAGAACGGCGTGGGTGGCGTTGAACCAGCGGATGACGTCGTTGTCGGGCTTTTTGAACATGTGGCCGATTTTGGGATACATAACGGCGGCGGCAATCAGCAGGCCGACGATGATGGCAATCAGCGTATTCATGGGAAACACTCCTGTGGGAAAGGTTGGGAAGAGGGGGCAGTATAGCAAACCGCAAGGTATGGGGCCGTCTGAAAGCGCAGCTTCGACGCAGTCAAGAGCCGCAAATGTTTTCAGACGGCCTCTGCCTCTCGGGCGGCGCACGTTTTCTGTTGTGCGGCGAATCCGTGTGTTGCTCCGAACCCGCAGACCGCGTGCATGGCTGCGTTCTGCGCAGGCCGAATGTCGCTCCAAGGCGACGCACGCGTTCTCTGCCATGCAGCGAGTCCGCACCGTTCCCGAAATCCGAAACCGCGTGCGCGGCTTGCACCGCACACCCTACATACGCAGCAGAGGCCGTCTGAAAAGCCGTTTAAACGTTTTGGCTGCGCCGAAGCTGCGCTTTCAGACGGCCTCAACGCCCTGTGCACGGGACAAAAAAACCGCACGGCGAACCGTGCGGCTGTTTGGGTGCGTGCGGCGTTTTCATGCCGCAGCGGTCTTTTCAGACGGCCTCTTACATCATGCCGCCCATTCCGCCCATTCCGCCCATGTCGGGCATGGCCGGTTTGTCTTCGGGGATTTCGGCAATCATGCAGTCGGTGGTCAGCATCAGGCCGGCGATGGAGGCGGCGTGTTGCAGCGCGGAGCGGGTTACTTTGGCGGGGTCGAGCACGCCCATTTCGATCATGTCGCCGTATTCGCCGCTGCCGGCGTTGTAGCCGTAGTTGCCTTTGCCTTCCAGCACTTTGTTCACCACCACGCTGGGTTCGCCGCCTGCGTTGGCGACGATTTGGCGCAGCGGGGACTCAACCGCGCGCAGGACGATCTGCACGCCTGCGTCCTGGTCGGCATTGCCGGTGTGCAGGTTTTCCAAAGCAGCGCGGGCACGCAAGAGGGCGACGCCGCCGCCGGCCACCACGCCTTCTTCAACGGCGGCACGGGTGGCGTGCAGCGCGTCTTCCACGCGGTCTTTTTTCTCTTTCATTTCCACTTCGGTGGCCGCGCCCACTTTGATCACGGCCACGCCACCGGCCAGTTTGGCCACGCGCTCTTGCAGTTTTTCTTTGTCGTAGTCGCTGGTGGCGGTTTCAACCTGTTTGCGGATTTCGGCCACGCGGGCTTCCACGGCGGCTTTGTCGCCCAAACCGTCGATGATGGTGGTGTTTTCTTTGCCCACTTCGATGCGTTTGGCCTGGCCGAGGTCTTCGAGGGTGGCTTTTTCCAGCGAGAGGCCGACTTCTTCGGCAATCACGGTGCCGCCGGTGAGGATGGCGATGTCTTGCAGCATGGCTTTGCGGCGGTCGCCGAAGCCCGGGGCTTTCACGGCCACGGTTTTCAGGATGCCGCGGATGTTGTTCACCACGAGGGTGGCGAGGGCTTCGCCTTCCACGTCTTCGGCAATGATCAAGAGCGGGCGGCTGGTTTTGGCAACCTGTTCCAATACGGGCAGGAGGTCGCGGATGTTGCTGATTTTTTTGTCAAATAGCAAGACAAACGGGCTGTCGAGCTCGGCAATCTGTTTTTCGATGTTGGACACGAAATAGGGGGAGAGGTAGCCGCGGTCGAACTGCATGCCTTTGACCACTTCCACTTCGTTTTCCAGCGATTTGCCGTCTTCCACGGTGATGACGCCTTCTTTGCCCACTTCGTTCATCGCCTGGGCGATGATTTGGCCGATGGCTTCGTCGGAGTTGGCGGAGATGGAGGCCACTTGGGCGATTTCTTTGGATTTTTCCGGCACGGGTTTGGCGATGTTTTTCAATTCGCCCACCAGCGCGGCGACGGCTTTGTCGATGCCGCGTTTGAGGTCGGTGGGGTTCATGCCGGCGGTAACGTATTTCATGCCTTCGGCCACAATGGCCTGCGCCAGCACGGTGGCGGTGGTGGTGCCGTCGCCGGCCACGTCGTTGGTTTTGGACGCAACTTCTTTCACCATCTGCGCGCCCATGTTTTCAAATTTGTCTTTCAACTCGATTTCTTTGGCCACGGTAACGCCGTCTTTGGTGATCTGCGGGCCGCCGAAGGAGCGGTCGAGCACCACGTTACGGCCTTTGGGGCCGAGGGTTACGCGCACGGCGTTGGCGAGGGTGTTCACGCCGCTGACCATTTTCTGGCGGACTTCGTTACCGAACTGTACGTCTTTTGCTGTCATGTTTTGAAACTCCAAATGAT
The window above is part of the Neisseria bacilliformis genome. Proteins encoded here:
- a CDS encoding IS256 family transposase, variant Zn-binding type; amino-acid sequence: MQALSYKALKRFKGFEHKKCLFCGSKQVKKNGVRNGLQCYKCLACGRQFDSGRRPNPQTPWQACTSGKQTAAQLAQIHGCSRQTILRHLKKAAPKAQFAAPSTANVIMDATCFGRTFGVMVLFDSISRQALSVAEVKNETNMLYAQAIGRLKAKGIEIQSIVCDGRRGLAQMFPDIPVQLCHFHQIQTVRRHLTRNPQTEAGKALWRLALTLKNSTRADFESGLKAWFDEHKDFLNERTKQPETGKSRYTHPRLGSAYFSLKRNLDKLFVFEQYPGLSIPNTTNLLDGIFSDMKRLLACHQGMKQENNVKFIKDYFSVEP
- the groL gene encoding chaperonin GroEL (60 kDa chaperone family; promotes refolding of misfolded polypeptides especially under stressful conditions; forms two stacked rings of heptamers to form a barrel-shaped 14mer; ends can be capped by GroES; misfolded proteins enter the barrel where they are refolded when GroES binds); translated protein: MTAKDVQFGNEVRQKMVSGVNTLANAVRVTLGPKGRNVVLDRSFGGPQITKDGVTVAKEIELKDKFENMGAQMVKEVASKTNDVAGDGTTTATVLAQAIVAEGMKYVTAGMNPTDLKRGIDKAVAALVGELKNIAKPVPEKSKEIAQVASISANSDEAIGQIIAQAMNEVGKEGVITVEDGKSLENEVEVVKGMQFDRGYLSPYFVSNIEKQIAELDSPFVLLFDKKISNIRDLLPVLEQVAKTSRPLLIIAEDVEGEALATLVVNNIRGILKTVAVKAPGFGDRRKAMLQDIAILTGGTVIAEEVGLSLEKATLEDLGQAKRIEVGKENTTIIDGLGDKAAVEARVAEIRKQVETATSDYDKEKLQERVAKLAGGVAVIKVGAATEVEMKEKKDRVEDALHATRAAVEEGVVAGGGVALLRARAALENLHTGNADQDAGVQIVLRAVESPLRQIVANAGGEPSVVVNKVLEGKGNYGYNAGSGEYGDMIEMGVLDPAKVTRSALQHAASIAGLMLTTDCMIAEIPEDKPAMPDMGGMGGMGGMM
- a CDS encoding tetratricopeptide repeat protein, with protein sequence MTLTATQKLFAKPLTAALAALLLACAAPAWADDHAQFQQGYTAYQAGNYAQALRLWQPLAQKGNAEAQFALGLMYDKGQGVAKNDRQAAAWYQKAANQGDADAQLNLGLMYANGRGVAKNYRQAAAWWQKAADQGDAEAQYNLGLMYDNGRGVAKNYRQAAAWYQKAADQGNADAQYNLGLMYYNGQGVAQNYRQAAAWYQKAANQGDAAAQFNLGLMYDNGQGVAQNDRQAAAWYQKAANQGHAKAQYNLGVMYYNGQGMARNYRQAAAWYKKVLAQPDTPENAEAKALARENLQGLSKRGVR
- a CDS encoding DUF1266 domain-containing protein; the encoded protein is MHHNKNIQIYGGAPPKGEWLKNERASLEQWCGVTDAASLLDMVQWLMDEGHRAEYRNRGETGGIAGWDYSRALSLLSSGYLSKEDALNRSLDIARRVQKEFDSWDNFMASYFTGYEYWSDDEGGQRQRVYMALKGKPDSLYKLPWQLELKRAW